TTCTGAAGGACATCGGATCAGCTCCAATATGTTAACCACTTCTGCCATATCAGGCCGGTTAGATGGAACTTGTGATGTGCAGATTAATCCTAACTTCATGACAGGAATCGCCTCATCTGCTGGAAATTTTCCCTGCAGCCTTTTATCTATACAATCTTCTATCCTGCCTTCTTCTAACGCTCCTCGTACCATGTCACACAGTACTACCACATCGTCCTCCATATATTCAACTGGCCGCTTTCCAGTGACTACCTCCAGAATAAGAACTCCAAATCCATACACGTCACACTTCTCGGTTATCTTCACAGTTTTGCATGCGAATTCAGGTGCCATGTAACCGAGTGCACTCTGGATTTTGCTACTCAAAACATATCGATCTAGCATTGGTAACAATCTTGCTAAGCCATAATCTGCAACTTTAGGTTCACCTGAGCCATCGATCAGGATATTGCTGGACTTTAGGTTGTAGTGGATTATGTTCATTTGGTGCAAGTGAGCCAAGCTTTTTGCTGTCCCGAGAATGATGCTGAACCGCTCATTCCATGTGAGTAAACTCCCGGCAGATCCTTCATGGAGATGCTTAAACAAATTGCCACCGGCGACAAATTCATATATAAGTAACTGTAAAGATGGTGTCCAATAATAACCCTCAAGGGCGACAAGATTTTGGTGACGGACTTTTCCCAATTTCCTAACTTCCCTCTCAAAGTCTTCCTGAGATTTAACAAGACTGGAGACCGTAAGCTTCTTAATAGCCACCGAATGCCCATCCCCAAGGACGGTGTGGTACACTGCTCCAAAACCACCTCGCCCGAGTTCACAATCCTTGTTAAGCAGAGCATGTGCCCCTGTGCTGAAGTCAGGATCACCTGAAAACATGACAAGCTTACCGGAATTTGCATCCGTAGATGGAGAACGGCTAAAATCATCTCCACCAGAAAATGTAAGGGCTGCAGCAGCAGAGCGTGATGTTGTGGACCGCACACGAATATTGAGCACAGTAATGGCAATCACGCCAACGAAAATAACAGCAGCCGCACCAATGGCAATGAGGGCAGAGATGCTTAGGATTTTCTTCTCATGGCGAAAACTCTGAGGGACAGTGCTGGGATTAGAATCAGTGGAGTTGGGATTAAGAACAATTGGCTTGGGCATGACGGTAGAACAAGACCTATTGACAGCAGCCCCACATAGAGACGGGTTTGCTAACACAGAATAAGGAGAAATAGTATTAAAAAACCCATTAGAAGGTAGTTCTCCCTGTAGCTGGTTGTGTGAAATGTTGAATGATAAGAGATGGCCAAGATTTCCAAGTTGCTTTGGTAAGGTTCCGGTTAATTTGTTAAAGGACAAGTCAACGTTTTGAAGGTAAGTCAGGTTAGCAAGAGCTGCAGGTACAGGACCAGTTAGACTGTTATGTGATAGAGACCTGCCAATTTGGTTGAAACAAAACATTAACCAAGTGTAGCAAAAAGTTCATATTAAGGGAACACCCCACGCAATACAAGTAACGGATATAAATTGATGGATCATAAAACCAATGAGAGCCGGGTAATCTGATATTGTTGTTACTTTCATGCTTTTATGCAAGCTAATACTCTGACCTCAAAACATATTTGATGCACTTTAGCACGTTCTAATAAATGTTATGCACCTGGTATTTACAATAGAAGCAgataatattaatttattttcataGCAAACTAACTCTACATGATTACTTAGAGCGAACAAATTTCAGTATCACATTCGACTGAGAATCCCAAGTATGGATTTGTATTGGATCTTGAGACTCGAACAGACTAACACAACAGTTCTGAATGCTAAAAATAATGTAAACACAAAGTTTTAAGGAACTTCGAGCAGAGAAAGATATATCAGACGGATTAATTTAAGAGTAAAGAGGATCAACAACTTACAAGGACACAAGTGAAGAACAACTGCCAATTGAACTAGGAATTTGTCCCGTCAAGGCATTTTTCTCCAGCCTAAGTTCCTTGAGAGATGTGACTTCTCCAATTTCCGCAGGGACAGTACCATATAAGCGATTCTCACTCAAGTCAAGAATACCCAACAACTTCAATTGTCCAACAGTCTTAGGAACAGTGCCTGCAAGTGAATTTAAAGACAAATTCAAGGACTGCAAACTACTAAACTCGCCAAAAGCTAATGAAATTTCACCAGATAACACATTGCTAGACGTGTATTTACGAGTGATGAAACAAAAGCATTACTTAAAATCACCAAATAAATTATTCGCGAAAAACACAACTTGCTGTTATGTAATCCTAATTTAAATGCCCAAGTAGGAAAATTACCCGTCAAATTGTTATGACTAACATCCAATGTCAGAAGGTTAACACAACTGCTAATGGACTCCGGTAAGCTTCCAGAAATCGCATTCTGCGACAAGTTTAGTACTTTCAACGACTCAAGTTTCTCTAAAGAAGTTGGAATGGTACCAGACAAGTTGTTCTCGGAAAAATCAAGAATCTCAAGGcttttcatttctccaatccatTCTGGCACAATGCCAGCAAAAGCATTACGTCTCAAAATAACTTCATTACACAAGCTAAGCTTCTGCATTGTGCTGGGGGGCTCTCCAGAGAAAGAATTTCCACTCAAATCAATTGACCTCAAAAGCCAACAACCTCCAATTCCATCTGGAATTTCACCCTTGAAATGATTCCCCCCCAAGTTTATCGCTCTCAAATTACTCAAACCTTCAATGCCAGCTGGAATTTCACCATCCAACAAATTATTCGACAGATCAAGAGACCTTAGTCCATTCAAAGACCAAATCCCAGAAGGCACCAACCCTGAAAACTGATTTGACGATAAATTAAGTGACGCAAGCGTCGCACAAGAGCTCAAACTCTCTGGTATTTCCCCTGAAAATTTGTTCTTGGCCAGAGAAATTGATCTCAACGGCCCACATTTTTCAAAGTAATCACCAGGAATGGGACCAGACAAGCTGTTCTCACTCAAATCAAGAATCTTAAGATTTGCAAGCTGAGAAAGACTAACAACACTAATGCTTCCAGTAAGATTGTTGTTTGCTAATGAAAGCTTGTAAAGAAACTGCAAGCGTAAAAGCCCTCTGCTTATCCTCCCTGAAAGTCCAAACCCGTCAAGAACAACATCAGATACCCTATTGGATCTTGGGTTGCAATTTATTCCGTTCCAGTTACAAGGACTATCATCCTCTTCATTCCAAGATTTCAGCTTTCCATCTGGATCTTGAACGTCCGATTTGAACACAATTAGCCCCAGTACATCATCATTCAAAGATGGGTTCAATGCTCCCACAGAAATAGCAGCTAAATGACACAAAATTACAATAAGTAACAACTTTCTCATTTCCAATCTCCTTCCCAACAAATAATACAAACCAATGTACTGCTTATAATTCCATTATCAAGATTCTAAGGTATAGAGACCAAGTACGAGGTTAGCTAAAAACAatattgaaggaaaatacaagaagcTGCCTTGGCGTCCCTACTTGTTTCTTAAGACAATGTTTGGTTTGCTAAGGAAAACAAACTTCCAAAACAGGAGCTGAAATGACCCGTTAAGactaaagatgaaacctttgGGTCCAGCGGCTAAAAATGCAATCCAAATTTTTTCCTAAAAGCAAGAcccaaaaccctaaaattctacGAATCTGCTAAAAGAGTAAACTTTAAGGAACCaaacgaaaaaacagaaaagatatgGCGAAAAAAAGTTCAATGAGAGCTAAAAATTTGGCTAAAATAGGAAGGAACTCAAAGCAGTTAGACCTTATAACGAAAGCAGCAAGAAAATGTGAGTTGAGAATTTGCTGGGAAAGAAACCGCCGGTGGCGGAAAAGTATGCTCTGACCTTAAAAAATTTAACAGGAAAGCCGCCGGAGGAATAATGAGGTTTTCCGGCGACGGCGAGTTAGTGAAGTATTtaaagctctctctctctctctctttactGTCTGAGTGGGATACAGAGAGTCTTTATTAACGGGAAAAAAGAAGAACAGGGAGGATGTGCCTTTATTATATTTGACACGTGGCATTGTATAGTAGGTTATTCGGAGTCTGATGTGGATTTACACGTAGTCTTTGTCAGGAGAGACTAACCAGTAGTAATGCTTGAAATTTTAGAAAAcgttaattgaaaaataaaaaacggCAAAAATTAACAAGGTGGCCCACCTTAATTAACTAAAGAAATTCACTAAAATTGAAGTAATAAATAAAGTGGGTAATTTAATTGCAGCACCCCACCACCCACTGGCCACTGCGCAGGGAAGAAGCAATAAAaacttgttttatttatttatttattattattttgaagtAAATCCATTATGTTCAATATTATTATGATGCATTTAAAAATTGTGCGCAATGAAATTTTGTAAAGTCAAAGAAATTAATGTGCTTGATGTAAAATTGTTTTAGAGTCATCTCATGCAATACCTCCTCATTTACGCACAACAAATGTTCTCACTACACTATTGGAACTTTACGGTTTTATAACATTTTGTCAACTTATACAAGGAAAAAATCGAATTGGATGACATACATATCATATTTTCACAATAGAAACATTAATGGAGGAGAAAATATGCATGCACATAATGTTTATACTAAATTACTGGAGCTCAGGGGCGTATGAAGGAATTTTGTAAGTGGTGTCGAAATTTATAGAAGAACTGGAATATAACTGTGATTATCATATTCTTAGACAAGAAATAGCGTTAGTCTATTGATTTTGTTGAGTCTTAAGTTAGAAAAGGTCGTGAGTTCAATTCTACTTCATCACTATTTTTAACCACAAAGGCTCTATCAAATATTTGCAAAAGAAAATGTGCTAGTTGAGGTTTAAACCTTTGACCTCTTAGAGCAAAATCAAGCACATAACTAACACACCAGGACACAATTTATGTCAAGTAGGACACAATTTTCCTACTTATCCGTTTCCGTACAGtatttatatatagatatatagtaAAATTTTCTGACGCTTCGGTAACAGTGCATCCGCCCCTGCTGGAGCTAGTGAGGGGAAGGGAATATTGCAAAGAAATTACAGTGTGCAAATAATGTAAAAATAAAATGTTGTAAATTATATAAGTTGTTGAATTTTTCTAACGTAAAAGAAAAAAATGTATTATAATAAATGGGGTTCAAAAGTTGATTtaagttttaagtccaaatttcaATTATATCAAtctagtattttatttttttttctttcaaatataACTTTTTAACACCGTCActaacatatattttttttaaaatgtgcaAAACCGGGACATTTAGGACCCCATTTGTCCATTAAAAAAATTCcattttttcaaattattttttaaaaaatacgtTGGTCCATGGAATTTTATaagtttttgaagaaaagaaaatcgaaaatGAGTTTTACAAAGAAtcactttttcaaaattttcaaaacaaaaaaaaaatcctcactcaaatattattattttttaaaaattataatttttaggTCCAAAAGCCTACATAGTTATCAAAGACTCAAGAGGGGTGGTTGATGTTAAGGTGAAAGTGAAAGGAGGAAAGGTAGTTGGAGAAGAGAGAAGGGAGAAGGTGAGTGTAATAAAGAGTAGTAGTAAATGTGTAACATCCGGTTGGTACGCCTCAGATTTTGCAGGACACTCTCCTCTATTTATCGCTTCCTTCAATTCCACTGAAAGCTTGCTCCAACCATAAACATGAGAAAGAATTACGTTTTTAATCACTTGGCACATCAACCCAACTAAAAATGATCGTCTTTATCCGGTTTGACCCATATTGTATATATCTTAAAAGAAATTTTTCGGTCTTTGACCCATTATTAAAGACATACTTCTaggtaggggtgttcataaaaatccgaaaacccgaaccaagccgaaaaccaaaccaaaccgaccaaaaaaatcgatactttttggtttggtttggttttggttttgaaatttaaaaaccgatcaaatttggtttggatttggttttaattaaaaaaaatcgaaccaaaccgaatataggaatagctattttaaatttattattacacctatatatatatgtatacttttatacaaagttttaaaatttttatagtaaatattaattgtttgcacttttagtacagttctttacctttacattctagtttaattggtagttttcttttgttaaatgtaagaatctatttcatgttaaaaataatactatatttttaattgagtccttaaattattcatcactatttgattcaattatcatcaatatatctggtaaataatagatttctcaaagggcaattgatttaatagtgttacgttgaaaatgtggtcgccgaaatgtgtgtttggtagtgtatgtcttatatttaagaaaaaatcgacaaataaccgaaaaaaccgaaaaatcgacataaaccgaatcgagaaaaaaccgacttaattggtttggtttggttctaatatttaaaaaatcgacttacttggtttggtttctttttagggaaaaaccaaTCCAAActgaaccatgaacacccctacttctagggttttttcttttcttctttcttctttcccagCATACTCAATCTCTTCACTCGCCTCTCTCTTCCTTCTCCCTAAAGATTACAGAATTTTTTGTACACACTCGTGATAATCCCCTCATTCTATGTCAATTAGATttcgatttttgagttaattaaCAAAAAGAGGTTAAGGAACCACAATAAAATTTGGTATATCAGTCCAAAAACTATCAGATCTGGCCTAAAACTATCAGATCTTTCCTAAAAGAGCATCTCCGGCGACCTCGTCTCATATTTTCttatttctcttagtttttgtttCATCCTTTGCTACTGGTGAAGCCCATATTTGAATGAACTTCGCCGAAAAAATTCAACACCAGCAACCACCAAAAACTGTAATGTGGTGATGGATAGAAGGTGTTTTCTGGTGTAAACTTGTATCAGTAGTGTTTATACAAACTTATACAATAttgtataaatatgtatatatgCGTACAATGTTGTATAAATTAGATATATTTTTAATGTATAAGTGTGATATACATTGTACGTGTATAGTAAGCATCCATGGATGTTTGacactttcttcttttcttcttcgttGTGTTATTTTTCTGATATATATTATTAGAGATTGTATATACATGTTTATACAAAGTTACATCATTATACATGTAATGCACATATGTAGTTAaatctaaaattaaaattttatatgTTCAATCTATGTATAAATCGACTTTTCTTATTGATTTATTTGCAAAATCATGAATGTGCAataattttttcaaattttattttttatttatgctatttgaaaatagaaaagaagaaaacataagGTTTTCAAATTGCATTATATATGAATTTGAATTTTTTGTAGCTGGAATAGGAATATATACAAACTTGGGGAAGAAGAATAAAAAATCACCGAATTTTCGTGCTTGAAGATCtgcagaattaaaaaaaaatgcttaTTTTTCATACGTTGGCCTATTGTTAATGGGCTACAGATTTACAAAGTTGTAACTGAGTTATTCTGCTGCAATGTATATAGGTGGACTGTATTTTTGTGTAATTCTCCCTAAAGATGACCCCTCGGCCACCCTATTCAACACGCTAAGatattttaagaaaaattattttaagaaACGTTATAATCTCCATATCCATAAATAGTGTACTTTATTTATTTGCCAATTAAAATATTTTTCACGTACGCTGTATACAAGCATGcaaaagattttattttatttttttataatgttGGTGTTTTGATGCAGTTACCCATTCTTCCGAGAGGTCTTTCTTCAATCTCTACGCATTTTACCACTCGAGATTAATATCTAATCCTGAAGATGCTCCAAAAACGTTTCGATTGTTCATTCATAAAAGAATTGTTGTACGCCTTGGATATTCTAACTCTTGGTACACTgttgataagaagaagaaaaaatacgTGAACAAGAGCCAATTAAAATTTAGTTAATAAGTCCGTAGATATTGGGTTAGGTTGCACAActtcgactatttcaccaagggGAGGATCTAGTGCCCAGATTATGTGCACATGAATTCATAGTCTCGTTGTCAAATTCGATAATTTATGTACATACTTCATTGAATTGATCTAATACTATCTGCTGGTCGCTATATTTCAAATTGGTCAATTGGTGCACTTGATTGAATGTTAATTTACTCACCCAAAGAAATAGAGTTCTATTCCCACTTAatactttctttcttctttctttagtGATGTACTCATGTTCTAGAAATCCTAAATATATCTCTGATTTATCAAGGTACCTGCTACCTCCCATTACTGCAGATATCAAATAACTTTAACGACCAGAACTTAGGGAAATAGAAAAAAATCATATAATGTTTTCTGTTTCTACTGGATTTGAATCCTAATCACAAAGATTTACATCTACTTCATTCACAACTCGATCACACTGCACACACTTGAGTGCAAGCTCGCAATATATTTGTGGaaacttttaaaattttcaagTATAATTACAATTTCGGCTCGATAAATTTATTTTCACTAACTTAGAAGCAAAAGTAATAATCCCACTTTTAATAAGGTTTTGGTAGCAC
This sequence is a window from Nicotiana sylvestris chromosome 3, ASM39365v2, whole genome shotgun sequence. Protein-coding genes within it:
- the LOC104210095 gene encoding probable LRR receptor-like serine/threonine-protein kinase IRK; its protein translation is MRKLLLIVILCHLAAISVGALNPSLNDDVLGLIVFKSDVQDPDGKLKSWNEEDDSPCNWNGINCNPRSNRVSDVVLDGFGLSGRISRGLLRLQFLYKLSLANNNLTGSISVVSLSQLANLKILDLSENSLSGPIPGDYFEKCGPLRSISLAKNKFSGEIPESLSSCATLASLNLSSNQFSGLVPSGIWSLNGLRSLDLSNNLLDGEIPAGIEGLSNLRAINLGGNHFKGEIPDGIGGCWLLRSIDLSGNSFSGEPPSTMQKLSLCNEVILRRNAFAGIVPEWIGEMKSLEILDFSENNLSGTIPTSLEKLESLKVLNLSQNAISGSLPESISSCVNLLTLDVSHNNLTGTVPKTVGQLKLLGILDLSENRLYGTVPAEIGEVTSLKELRLEKNALTGQIPSSIGSCSSLVSLSLSHNSLTGPVPAALANLTYLQNVDLSFNKLTGTLPKQLGNLGHLLSFNISHNQLQGELPSNGFFNTISPYSVLANPSLCGAAVNRSCSTVMPKPIVLNPNSTDSNPSTVPQSFRHEKKILSISALIAIGAAAVIFVGVIAITVLNIRVRSTTSRSAAAALTFSGGDDFSRSPSTDANSGKLVMFSGDPDFSTGAHALLNKDCELGRGGFGAVYHTVLGDGHSVAIKKLTVSSLVKSQEDFEREVRKLGKVRHQNLVALEGYYWTPSLQLLIYEFVAGGNLFKHLHEGSAGSLLTWNERFSIILGTAKSLAHLHQMNIIHYNLKSSNILIDGSGEPKVADYGLARLLPMLDRYVLSSKIQSALGYMAPEFACKTVKITEKCDVYGFGVLILEVVTGKRPVEYMEDDVVVLCDMVRGALEEGRIEDCIDKRLQGKFPADEAIPVMKLGLICTSQVPSNRPDMAEVVNILELIRCPSEGQDELV